A single region of the Kineosporiaceae bacterium SCSIO 59966 genome encodes:
- a CDS encoding DNA translocase FtsK → MATRGSTANRSGSPRGSGARSPGRAPARGGSGWGGPAGGASRSRGSSPARGQRQRPPLPVRVVRGAWMGTAHLVGGTARRIGDGARDLDPAHRRDGIGLALIGLAIVVAAREWWGLPGTFGDAVHAVVAGTLGRVGLVVPLLLLGFGVRLLRHPDRAGATNRIGIGLTALAVATAGLVHVAAGVPTPPDGAEAMREAGGIIGYLASSPLVAALTAWVTVPLLLLLGFFGLLVVTATPVHAIPERLTGLYHRLTRRPADADADGRPDSAGARPVAGEPDRPGLRRGRGARRRVGSMRRDDDTRVGDEAFEQAADVAPARRGGLLPGQKRPAAGGTGSGPSSAAPAASPAVGGTGPASGTGPASGEPAAAAPASDRAAAETPPTTPLPQRVEQLALAGDVTYTLPPNEILAPGTPHKARSAANDRVVEALTQVLDSFGIDAQVTGFSRGPTVTRYEVELGTGVKVERVTALSRNIAYAVASADVRILSPIPGKSAIGIEIPNADRETVSLGDVLRSQAARRNEHPMVIGVGKDVEGGYVVANLAKMPHLLVAGATGAGKSSFVNSMIVSVLMRSTPDEVRMVLVDPKRVELTAYEGIPHLITPIITSPKKAAEALQWVVREMEVRYDDLATFGFKHVDDFNKAVRSGKIQPLPGSERKLAPYPYLLVIVDELADLMMVAPRDVEDSIVRITQLARAAGIHLVLATQRPSVDVVTGLIKANVPSRMAFATSSLADSRVVLDQPGAEKLVGQGDALFLPMGASKPMRVQGAWVTESEVHQVVAHVKTQLQPSYRDDVVPTVEKKQVDEEIGDDLDLLLQAAELVVTTQFGSTSMLQRKLRVGFAKAGRLMDLLESRGVVGPSEGSKARDVLVKADDLPQTLAFIRGDDPPPAASGDQAYDQAVDVVDVADPDDGPAEDAWELTGRE, encoded by the coding sequence ATGGCGACCCGTGGCTCCACCGCGAACAGGTCGGGCTCCCCGCGCGGCTCCGGCGCGCGCAGCCCCGGCCGTGCTCCCGCGCGGGGTGGCTCCGGCTGGGGTGGACCCGCCGGCGGTGCGTCCCGGTCCCGCGGCAGCAGCCCGGCCCGCGGCCAGCGGCAGCGCCCGCCACTACCGGTGCGCGTCGTCCGCGGCGCCTGGATGGGCACCGCCCACCTCGTCGGCGGCACCGCGCGCCGGATCGGGGACGGCGCCCGCGACCTGGACCCGGCCCACCGCCGGGACGGGATCGGCCTGGCCCTCATCGGTCTGGCCATCGTCGTCGCTGCCCGGGAGTGGTGGGGCCTGCCCGGCACGTTCGGGGACGCCGTGCACGCCGTCGTCGCCGGCACGCTCGGCCGGGTCGGGCTCGTCGTCCCGCTGCTGCTGCTGGGCTTCGGCGTCCGGCTGCTGCGCCACCCCGACCGCGCCGGGGCCACCAACCGGATCGGGATCGGGCTCACCGCGCTCGCCGTCGCCACCGCTGGGCTCGTGCACGTGGCCGCCGGGGTGCCCACCCCCCCGGACGGCGCGGAGGCGATGCGCGAGGCCGGCGGCATCATCGGCTACCTCGCCTCGAGCCCCCTCGTCGCCGCGCTGACCGCCTGGGTCACCGTGCCGCTGCTCCTCCTGCTGGGCTTCTTCGGACTGCTCGTGGTCACCGCCACCCCGGTGCACGCCATCCCGGAGCGACTCACCGGCCTCTACCACCGCCTCACCAGGCGCCCGGCTGATGCGGACGCCGACGGTCGGCCGGACAGTGCCGGTGCCCGCCCCGTGGCCGGTGAGCCGGACCGGCCGGGTCTGCGCCGAGGCCGCGGCGCCCGACGTCGGGTCGGCAGCATGCGCCGGGACGACGACACCCGGGTCGGCGACGAGGCGTTCGAGCAGGCGGCGGACGTCGCCCCCGCCCGCCGCGGGGGACTGCTGCCCGGGCAGAAGCGCCCCGCTGCTGGCGGCACCGGCTCCGGCCCGTCCTCGGCGGCCCCGGCTGCTTCCCCGGCCGTGGGCGGCACCGGCCCGGCGTCCGGCACCGGCCCGGCGTCCGGTGAGCCCGCGGCCGCTGCCCCGGCGTCCGACCGGGCAGCGGCGGAGACCCCGCCGACCACACCGCTGCCGCAGCGGGTCGAGCAGCTCGCCCTGGCCGGCGACGTCACCTACACGCTGCCGCCCAACGAGATCCTCGCCCCCGGCACCCCGCACAAGGCCCGTAGCGCGGCGAACGACCGGGTCGTCGAGGCGCTCACCCAGGTCCTCGACAGCTTCGGCATCGACGCGCAGGTCACCGGGTTCTCCCGCGGCCCGACCGTCACCCGCTACGAGGTCGAGCTCGGCACGGGTGTCAAGGTCGAACGGGTCACCGCGCTGAGCCGGAACATCGCCTACGCGGTGGCCTCCGCCGACGTCCGGATCCTGTCCCCGATCCCCGGGAAGTCGGCGATCGGCATCGAGATCCCTAACGCCGACCGGGAGACGGTCAGCCTCGGCGACGTCCTGCGCAGCCAGGCCGCGCGGCGCAACGAGCACCCGATGGTCATCGGTGTCGGCAAGGACGTCGAGGGCGGCTACGTCGTGGCGAACCTCGCGAAGATGCCGCACCTGCTCGTCGCCGGGGCCACCGGCGCGGGCAAGTCGAGCTTCGTCAACTCCATGATCGTGTCGGTCCTCATGCGGTCCACCCCCGACGAGGTCCGGATGGTGCTCGTGGACCCCAAGCGGGTGGAGCTCACCGCCTACGAGGGGATCCCGCACCTCATCACGCCGATCATCACGAGCCCGAAGAAGGCCGCCGAGGCGCTGCAGTGGGTCGTCCGTGAGATGGAGGTCCGCTACGACGACCTGGCCACGTTCGGGTTCAAGCACGTCGACGACTTCAACAAGGCGGTGCGCTCCGGCAAGATCCAGCCACTGCCCGGCAGTGAGCGCAAGCTGGCGCCGTACCCGTACCTGCTCGTCATCGTCGACGAGCTCGCCGACCTCATGATGGTCGCCCCGCGCGACGTGGAGGACTCGATCGTCCGGATCACCCAGCTGGCCCGGGCCGCCGGGATCCACCTCGTCCTGGCCACCCAGCGACCGAGCGTGGACGTCGTCACCGGTCTGATCAAGGCGAACGTCCCCTCCCGGATGGCGTTCGCGACGTCCTCGCTGGCCGACTCCCGGGTCGTGCTCGACCAGCCCGGTGCCGAGAAGCTCGTCGGTCAGGGCGACGCCCTGTTCCTGCCGATGGGCGCGAGCAAGCCCATGCGCGTGCAGGGCGCGTGGGTCACCGAGTCCGAGGTGCACCAGGTCGTCGCCCACGTGAAGACCCAGCTGCAGCCCAGCTACCGGGACGACGTCGTCCCCACCGTGGAGAAGAAGCAGGTCGACGAGGAGATCGGCGACGACCTCGACCTGCTCCTGCAGGCCGCCGAGCTCGTCGTCACCACCCAGTTCGGGTCGACGTCCATGCTGCAGCGCAAGCTGCGGGTCGGGTTCGCCAAGGCCGGCCGGCTGATGGACCTGCTGGAGTCCCGCGGCGTCGTCGGCCCCTCGGAGGGCTCCAAGGCCCGCGACGTGCTCGTCAAGGCTGACGACCTGCCGCAGACCCTGGCGTTCATCCGCGGCGACGACCCCCCGCCCGCGGCGTCGGGGGACCAGGCGTACGACCAGGCCGTCGACGTCGTCGACGTCGCCGACCCGGACGACGGTCCGGCCGAGGACGCCTGGGAGCTCACCGGGCGCGAGTGA
- a CDS encoding pilus assembly protein, protein MRAPRGDRERGAAAVEFALVLPMLIVLVFGIISFGFMYTNWTALESGAREGARYMAIHSSTDSTAGAVAEERAKAAAVLPCGADADGDGLGDACTAVPDPIQCAAGVTDITYRMTAPVDLTIPFVSSETIVLTAEAVMRCGG, encoded by the coding sequence GTGAGAGCACCCCGGGGAGATCGTGAGCGCGGCGCTGCGGCCGTGGAGTTCGCCTTGGTCCTGCCCATGCTCATAGTTCTGGTGTTCGGGATCATCTCGTTCGGGTTCATGTACACGAACTGGACGGCGCTGGAAAGCGGCGCTCGCGAAGGTGCCCGGTACATGGCCATCCACTCCAGCACGGACTCAACCGCAGGTGCTGTGGCGGAAGAGCGAGCCAAGGCTGCTGCCGTACTCCCCTGTGGAGCGGACGCAGACGGAGATGGTCTCGGGGATGCCTGCACAGCCGTCCCGGACCCGATCCAGTGTGCGGCAGGTGTCACGGACATCACGTACCGGATGACGGCACCCGTGGATCTCACGATCCCATTCGTGAGCAGCGAGACGATCGTCTTGACAGCAGAGGCGGTCATGCGATGCGGCGGCTGA
- a CDS encoding TIGR03617 family F420-dependent LLM class oxidoreductase — protein sequence MKMDAGLPPTAPVDVRQYAGLAEQAGYDALWTSEVRHDPLLQLTLAATVTDRIRLGTAIAVAFARNPMTLAVSANDVHAVSGGRLLLGLGSQVKPHITRRFSMPWSQPAARMREFICALHAIWDSWNQGTRLRFEGDFYTHTLMSPFFNPGPNEYGSPPVYLAGVGDRMTEVAGEVADGFIVHGFTTERYLREVTLPALRRGRERSGRSMDGFEVSGAPFVATGRTEEELAAARDAVRGQIAFYASTPAYRPVLDLHGWTDLGDQLHTLSLQNRWQEMGALIDDDVLDSFAVVGEPESVGAELVRRYGDLMTRAGLYTPYELDPQVAVAIAADVRAAAAS from the coding sequence ATGAAGATGGACGCCGGCCTGCCGCCGACCGCTCCCGTCGACGTCCGCCAGTACGCGGGCCTGGCCGAGCAGGCCGGCTACGACGCGCTGTGGACCAGCGAGGTCCGGCACGACCCGCTGCTGCAGCTCACCCTCGCCGCCACGGTCACCGACCGGATCCGCCTCGGCACCGCCATCGCCGTGGCGTTCGCCCGCAACCCGATGACCCTCGCGGTCAGCGCCAACGACGTGCACGCCGTCTCCGGCGGGAGGCTGCTGCTCGGCCTGGGCTCCCAGGTCAAGCCGCACATCACCCGCCGGTTCTCCATGCCGTGGTCGCAGCCGGCCGCCCGGATGCGGGAGTTCATCTGCGCCCTGCACGCCATCTGGGACTCGTGGAACCAGGGGACCCGGCTGCGTTTCGAGGGCGACTTCTACACCCACACCCTCATGTCGCCGTTCTTCAACCCCGGCCCCAACGAGTACGGGTCCCCACCGGTCTACCTCGCCGGCGTCGGCGACCGGATGACCGAGGTCGCCGGCGAGGTCGCCGACGGGTTCATCGTCCACGGGTTCACCACCGAGCGGTACCTGCGCGAGGTCACCCTGCCCGCCCTGCGCCGCGGCCGGGAGCGCTCGGGCCGGTCGATGGACGGCTTCGAGGTCAGCGGTGCGCCGTTCGTCGCCACCGGGCGCACCGAGGAGGAGCTCGCCGCCGCCCGGGACGCCGTCCGCGGCCAGATCGCCTTCTACGCGTCGACCCCCGCGTACCGGCCGGTGCTCGACCTGCACGGCTGGACCGACCTCGGAGATCAGCTGCACACCCTGTCGCTGCAGAACCGGTGGCAGGAGATGGGCGCGCTGATCGACGACGACGTGCTCGACTCCTTCGCCGTCGTCGGCGAGCCTGAGTCGGTGGGCGCCGAGCTCGTCCGCCGCTACGGCGACCTGATGACCCGGGCCGGCCTGTACACCCCGTACGAGCTCGACCCCCAGGTCGCGGTCGCCATCGCGGCCGACGTGCGGGCCGCCGCCGCGTCGTGA
- a CDS encoding OsmC family protein, with the protein MSDDTRRSVSLERVETGVYRARNDRGGELVFGSHAGAGFTPVELLLAAIAGCSAVDVDVVTGRRAEPERFEVRCSADKVRADGGSQLENIELTFSLRFPAGADGDAAREILPRAVAASHDRTCTVSRTIERGTPVTVRVED; encoded by the coding sequence ATGAGCGACGACACCCGACGGTCCGTGTCCCTTGAACGGGTTGAGACCGGCGTCTACCGGGCCCGTAACGACCGTGGCGGCGAGCTGGTGTTCGGCAGCCACGCCGGCGCCGGCTTCACCCCGGTCGAGCTGCTGCTCGCGGCGATCGCCGGCTGCTCGGCGGTCGACGTCGACGTCGTCACCGGGCGGCGGGCCGAGCCCGAGCGGTTCGAGGTGCGCTGCTCGGCGGACAAGGTCCGCGCGGACGGCGGCAGCCAGCTGGAGAACATCGAGCTGACGTTCTCGCTGCGGTTCCCGGCCGGGGCGGACGGCGACGCGGCCCGAGAGATCCTGCCGCGGGCCGTCGCGGCGTCCCACGACCGGACCTGCACGGTGAGCCGGACGATCGAGCGTGGCACCCCGGTCACGGTGCGGGTCGAGGACTGA
- a CDS encoding ribonuclease J: MSHPHPELTAPGPLAPGGLRVVPLGGLGEVGRNMAVLEYDGKLLVIDCGVLFPEDSQPGVDLILPDFGYIEDRLDDVVAVILTHGHEDHIGAVPFLLRLRQDIPLIGSQLTLAFVEAKLKEHRIKPYTLTVTEGQTERLGPFECEFVAVNHSIPDALAVAIRTGAGTVLHTGDFKMDQLPLDGRITDLRAFARLGEQGVDLFMVDSTNAEVPGFTVSEREIGPVLDAVFHQAERRIIVASFASHVHRVQQVLDAAAAHGRKVALVGRSMVRNMGVAMELGYLKAPDGVLVDIKAVDDLPDEQVVLMSTGSQGEPMAALSRMANNDHRIRIGRGDTVIMASSLIPGNENAIYRVINGLARLGAKVVHQGNARVHVSGHASAGELLYCYNIVKPRNVMPVHGEVRHLIANADIAALTGIPRERIAVAEDGVVVDLVDGKASIAGAVPCGYVYVDGSSVGDLTDADLKDRRILGEEGFISIFVAVDSGTGKVVVGPEIHARGVAEDESVFEPIKRQIAEALADAGREGIGDTLQLQQVVRRVVGRWAGTKLRRRPMIIPVVVEA; the protein is encoded by the coding sequence GTGAGTCACCCGCACCCTGAACTGACCGCCCCCGGCCCGCTCGCCCCCGGCGGGCTGCGCGTCGTCCCGCTCGGCGGGCTCGGCGAGGTCGGCCGCAACATGGCCGTCCTGGAGTACGACGGCAAGCTGCTCGTCATCGACTGCGGCGTGCTGTTCCCCGAGGACAGCCAGCCCGGCGTCGACCTCATCCTGCCCGACTTCGGCTACATCGAGGACCGGCTCGACGACGTCGTCGCCGTCATTCTCACCCACGGCCACGAGGACCACATCGGCGCGGTCCCGTTCCTGCTCCGGCTGCGCCAGGACATCCCGCTCATCGGCTCCCAGCTCACCCTCGCCTTCGTCGAGGCCAAGCTCAAGGAGCACCGGATCAAGCCGTACACGCTCACCGTCACCGAGGGGCAGACCGAGCGGCTCGGCCCGTTCGAGTGCGAGTTCGTCGCCGTCAACCACTCCATCCCCGACGCGCTCGCGGTCGCCATCCGCACCGGTGCCGGCACCGTGCTGCACACCGGTGACTTCAAGATGGACCAGCTGCCGCTCGACGGGCGGATCACCGACCTGCGCGCGTTCGCCCGGCTCGGCGAGCAGGGCGTCGACCTGTTCATGGTCGACTCGACCAACGCGGAGGTCCCCGGGTTCACCGTCTCCGAGCGGGAGATCGGGCCGGTCCTCGACGCGGTCTTCCACCAGGCCGAGCGCCGGATCATCGTGGCGAGCTTCGCCTCCCACGTGCACCGGGTCCAGCAGGTGCTGGACGCCGCCGCCGCCCACGGCCGCAAGGTCGCCCTCGTCGGGCGGTCGATGGTCCGGAACATGGGCGTCGCCATGGAGCTCGGGTACCTCAAGGCACCGGACGGCGTCCTCGTCGACATCAAGGCCGTCGACGACCTGCCGGACGAGCAGGTCGTCCTGATGTCCACCGGCTCGCAGGGCGAGCCGATGGCCGCGCTGAGCCGGATGGCCAACAACGACCACCGGATCCGGATCGGCCGGGGCGACACCGTGATCATGGCGTCCTCGCTCATCCCGGGCAACGAGAACGCCATCTACCGGGTCATCAACGGCTTGGCCCGGCTCGGCGCGAAGGTCGTCCACCAGGGCAACGCCCGAGTCCACGTCTCCGGTCACGCCAGCGCCGGCGAGCTGCTCTACTGCTACAACATCGTCAAGCCCCGCAACGTCATGCCGGTGCACGGCGAGGTCCGCCACCTCATCGCCAACGCGGACATCGCCGCGCTGACCGGGATCCCCCGCGAGCGCATCGCCGTGGCCGAGGACGGCGTGGTCGTCGACCTCGTCGACGGCAAGGCCAGCATCGCCGGGGCCGTGCCGTGCGGGTACGTCTACGTCGACGGCTCCAGCGTCGGCGACCTCACCGACGCCGACCTCAAGGACCGACGGATCCTCGGCGAGGAGGGGTTCATCTCCATCTTCGTCGCCGTCGACTCCGGCACCGGCAAGGTCGTCGTCGGCCCGGAGATCCACGCCCGCGGCGTCGCCGAGGACGAGTCGGTGTTCGAGCCGATCAAGCGGCAGATCGCCGAGGCGCTCGCGGACGCCGGTCGCGAGGGGATCGGGGACACCCTCCAGCTCCAGCAGGTCGTCCGCCGGGTGGTGGGCCGCTGGGCGGGCACCAAGCTCCGTCGCCGTCCGATGATCATCCCCGTCGTCGTCGAGGCCTGA
- a CDS encoding 4-hydroxy-tetrahydrodipicolinate synthase yields the protein MPDTSPAPARSAGRPFGAVLTAMCTPFTADGSAVDLDAAQRLAEHLVDTGHDGIVVNGTTGESPTTTDDEKVAVVRAVVQAVGDRAHVVAGAGTNDTAHSVELARAAEKAGADGLLVVTPYYNKPPQEGLYRHFTTVADATALPVMLYDIPGRTGTPIATETLLRLADHDRVVAVKDAKGDLFASAQVMAATDLVYYSGDDVLNLAHLTQGAVGVVSVVGHVAGRQYAEMVRAVDAGDLAAALAVHHRLLPVVEAIMTRTQGAIMVKAAMQLAGVIPTRTVRLPLVEATDDQVAQLRGDLDKAGVL from the coding sequence ATGCCCGACACCTCCCCGGCCCCCGCGCGCAGCGCCGGCCGTCCGTTCGGCGCAGTCCTCACCGCTATGTGCACGCCGTTCACCGCGGACGGCTCCGCGGTCGACCTGGACGCCGCCCAGCGGCTCGCCGAGCACCTCGTCGACACCGGCCACGACGGCATCGTCGTCAACGGGACGACGGGGGAGTCCCCGACCACGACGGACGACGAGAAGGTCGCCGTGGTACGTGCCGTCGTCCAGGCCGTGGGGGACAGGGCACACGTCGTGGCCGGCGCCGGCACGAACGACACCGCCCACAGCGTCGAGCTCGCCCGCGCCGCCGAGAAGGCCGGTGCCGACGGGCTCCTCGTCGTCACCCCGTACTACAACAAACCGCCCCAGGAGGGGCTGTACCGGCACTTCACCACGGTCGCCGACGCCACCGCCTTGCCGGTCATGCTCTACGACATCCCCGGCCGCACCGGCACGCCGATCGCCACCGAGACCCTCCTGCGGCTGGCCGACCACGACCGCGTCGTCGCCGTCAAGGACGCCAAGGGCGACCTGTTCGCCAGCGCGCAGGTCATGGCCGCCACCGACCTCGTCTACTACTCCGGCGACGACGTGCTCAACCTCGCGCACCTCACCCAGGGCGCCGTCGGCGTCGTCAGCGTCGTCGGGCACGTCGCCGGGCGGCAGTACGCCGAGATGGTCCGGGCCGTCGACGCCGGCGACCTGGCCGCCGCGCTCGCCGTCCACCACCGGCTGCTCCCAGTCGTCGAGGCGATCATGACCCGCACCCAGGGCGCCATCATGGTCAAGGCCGCGATGCAGCTGGCCGGGGTCATCCCCACCCGAACGGTTCGCCTCCCGCTGGTCGAGGCGACCGACGACCAGGTCGCCCAGCTCCGTGGCGACCTCGACAAGGCAGGAGTCCTGTGA
- a CDS encoding GAF domain-containing protein, producing MPGKAPVGVPDLAGWLRAGLAMLCVVAAIGESFVVQALPWALGVVLLELLATGRDSRGRLAVLVTETGVVVAAVLSTFPDHRSLLPLLLVPAFRAGELHGVRAGLLTSGVLALAPLTAWLNAPNPEDVSVGLQWSALALAIAVLGAWGSGFERDRHSGAAAAREAGELLGRLQDLAKELPAGFDVPAVSEMLVDEVLRAAPAHRAAVLVRIGPDEMSPVVVRGVDRVPWRDPVTAPGTAHRAWIGARTVKDVRRADVEGRRRGSAMLVVPVADRDDEVLGLLVLERLAPRQFSIEEVASVERAVAVAAPRLHAALAFVELRIMSEVAERERLAREMHDGVAQDLVAVGFGLDMVQRQLKARDPEMASQVQEVRGQLNHTLRDIRYSIAALRTSVRPERGLGAALSSAAQALGPATGASVSFSLKESPFRLPAHVESALLRLAQDFFADVRSAGTVSRVHVVLETDAPTARLELGHDGPHAWAPDPAFATALADLGGSVAHRQVDGVWTSTLSVGTTFGERPSTPDGAAESTGTNLVTEVSP from the coding sequence GTGCCGGGGAAAGCGCCTGTCGGCGTGCCCGACCTCGCGGGCTGGCTGCGCGCGGGTCTGGCGATGCTGTGCGTCGTGGCGGCGATCGGTGAGTCGTTCGTCGTCCAGGCCCTGCCCTGGGCGCTGGGGGTCGTGCTGCTCGAGCTGCTCGCCACAGGTCGCGACAGCCGGGGCCGGCTGGCGGTCCTCGTCACGGAGACCGGTGTCGTCGTCGCGGCGGTCCTGTCCACCTTCCCGGACCACCGGTCGCTGCTGCCGCTGCTGCTCGTCCCGGCCTTCCGCGCCGGTGAGCTCCACGGCGTCCGAGCGGGACTGCTGACCAGCGGCGTCCTCGCCCTGGCACCGCTCACGGCGTGGCTCAACGCACCGAACCCCGAGGACGTCAGCGTTGGCCTGCAGTGGAGTGCCCTGGCCCTCGCCATCGCCGTCCTGGGTGCCTGGGGATCGGGCTTCGAGCGCGACCGCCACTCCGGCGCGGCCGCCGCGCGGGAGGCCGGGGAGCTGTTGGGGCGCCTGCAGGACCTCGCCAAGGAGCTGCCGGCGGGCTTCGACGTCCCGGCCGTGTCCGAGATGCTCGTCGACGAGGTCCTGCGTGCGGCGCCTGCACACCGTGCCGCCGTGCTCGTGCGCATCGGCCCTGACGAGATGAGCCCGGTCGTGGTCCGCGGCGTCGACCGGGTGCCGTGGCGCGACCCGGTGACCGCCCCCGGTACGGCGCACCGGGCCTGGATCGGTGCCCGCACGGTCAAGGACGTCCGCCGCGCTGACGTCGAGGGACGGCGTCGTGGGTCGGCCATGCTGGTCGTCCCGGTCGCGGACCGGGACGACGAGGTGCTGGGTCTCCTGGTGCTCGAGCGGCTCGCCCCCCGCCAGTTCTCGATCGAGGAGGTCGCGTCCGTGGAGCGGGCCGTGGCCGTCGCCGCACCACGGCTGCACGCCGCACTAGCGTTCGTCGAGCTGCGCATCATGAGTGAGGTGGCCGAGCGCGAGCGGCTGGCTCGCGAGATGCACGACGGCGTCGCGCAGGACCTCGTCGCGGTCGGGTTCGGGCTCGACATGGTGCAGCGGCAGCTGAAGGCACGTGACCCGGAGATGGCATCACAGGTGCAGGAGGTTCGGGGCCAGCTCAACCACACCCTGCGTGACATCCGGTACTCGATCGCCGCGCTGCGTACGTCCGTGCGTCCCGAGCGAGGTCTTGGAGCAGCGCTGTCGAGCGCGGCGCAGGCGCTCGGGCCGGCCACCGGGGCCTCGGTGTCGTTCTCCCTCAAGGAGTCCCCGTTCCGGCTGCCGGCCCACGTCGAGTCCGCACTGCTGCGCCTCGCGCAGGACTTCTTCGCCGACGTCCGCAGCGCGGGCACGGTCTCGAGGGTGCACGTGGTCCTGGAGACCGATGCGCCCACGGCGCGGTTGGAGCTGGGCCACGACGGCCCGCACGCGTGGGCACCGGACCCGGCGTTCGCCACCGCCCTCGCCGACCTCGGTGGCTCCGTGGCCCACCGCCAGGTTGACGGCGTCTGGACGTCGACGCTGTCCGTCGGCACCACCTTCGGAGAACGCCCGAGCACCCCCGACGGGGCCGCCGAGAGCACGGGGACAAACCTGGTCACGGAGGTGTCGCCATGA
- a CDS encoding pilus assembly protein yields the protein MRRLRNDDGATAVMVAILMVVLVGMAAFAVDMGSMHLQNRELQNSADAGALAIAQQCAAGSCPDDEDAEALFYAGANSTSGGGFFENTAADADLNVTAQKVTVTATGDNTPLFRGVLGVGDSTFARSATAIWGPPASLVSSIPLTISECEFDNAIPMPGALADPAALEAAVASGSIGTPPFPAGEITFNFHSPTDISGCPEGPPGSDHPGGFGWLEPDDDDDTTDCETSSDTSGMFSTSTGASIPCDKDEFAALRGTVVPLPVYEYVKGKGDNAEYKMAGFAAFFLSGWRFPSFTGDSYATGSPPCSPPDTCISGWFTSATLADGGEVDFGAGGGGVNVVQLIG from the coding sequence ATGCGGCGGCTGAGGAATGACGACGGCGCCACGGCTGTCATGGTTGCCATTCTCATGGTGGTTCTCGTGGGGATGGCGGCCTTCGCCGTGGACATGGGCTCCATGCACCTGCAGAACCGGGAACTGCAGAACAGCGCGGACGCCGGCGCCTTGGCGATCGCCCAGCAGTGCGCCGCCGGTTCCTGCCCAGACGACGAGGATGCTGAAGCACTCTTCTACGCCGGGGCCAACTCGACGTCCGGCGGCGGCTTCTTCGAGAACACGGCTGCAGACGCGGACCTCAACGTGACGGCCCAGAAGGTCACGGTGACGGCCACCGGCGACAACACCCCGCTGTTTCGGGGCGTTCTCGGAGTCGGCGACTCGACGTTCGCCCGCTCGGCGACAGCGATCTGGGGGCCACCTGCCTCCTTGGTCAGCTCGATCCCGTTGACGATCTCCGAGTGCGAGTTCGACAACGCCATTCCCATGCCTGGCGCCTTGGCCGACCCCGCTGCACTCGAGGCTGCCGTGGCGTCGGGATCGATCGGGACTCCGCCGTTCCCGGCGGGCGAAATAACCTTCAATTTCCATTCCCCAACTGACATCTCGGGCTGTCCGGAAGGTCCGCCTGGATCGGACCATCCCGGGGGCTTCGGGTGGCTCGAACCCGATGATGACGACGACACGACCGACTGCGAGACCTCAAGCGACACGTCCGGAATGTTCAGTACGAGCACGGGGGCATCCATCCCCTGCGACAAGGACGAGTTCGCCGCGCTACGAGGGACGGTAGTGCCCCTCCCAGTTTACGAGTATGTGAAGGGAAAGGGCGACAATGCCGAGTACAAGATGGCCGGTTTCGCGGCGTTCTTCCTCAGCGGTTGGCGGTTCCCGAGTTTCACTGGTGACTCCTACGCGACAGGTTCACCACCGTGCAGTCCGCCCGACACCTGCATCAGCGGGTGGTTCACCTCGGCAACTCTCGCCGACGGCGGGGAAGTCGACTTCGGGGCAGGCGGCGGCGGCGTCAACGTCGTCCAGCTGATCGGCTGA
- a CDS encoding thioesterase family protein: MTGTYRFDAATAVTATGVPGRWRCAVDPEWTIGGRPNGGYLLALATRAALAEVDARGGEHLDPLAVSGAYLAVAPAGPLDVDVEVLRTGRGTSVLRATVHAPQDGEAYVAVTLTCGTLPAAGRGHRHDAVPPVALPPLERCVRLPAGTKDYEAPLLGQVAEHVDPDCLGWVTGPPSGRGELRGYLTFDDGRPPDGLALLLAADALPPATFDLGLTGWVPTLQLSVWLRAHPAPGPLAVRQLVRVVDDGSASGGRSATVDETCDVWDSTGALVATGHQLASLRLGLSPRPAP, translated from the coding sequence GTGACCGGGACGTACCGCTTCGACGCGGCGACCGCCGTCACGGCGACCGGCGTCCCAGGCCGGTGGCGCTGCGCGGTGGACCCCGAGTGGACCATCGGCGGACGCCCCAACGGCGGGTACCTGCTCGCGCTGGCGACCCGCGCCGCGCTCGCCGAGGTCGACGCGCGCGGCGGGGAGCACCTCGACCCGCTCGCCGTCAGCGGCGCCTACCTCGCCGTCGCCCCGGCCGGTCCCCTCGACGTCGACGTCGAGGTGCTGCGCACCGGGCGGGGGACCAGCGTCCTGCGGGCGACCGTGCACGCACCGCAGGACGGCGAGGCCTACGTTGCGGTCACCCTCACCTGCGGGACCCTGCCCGCTGCTGGTCGCGGCCACCGGCACGACGCCGTCCCACCGGTCGCGCTGCCGCCGCTGGAGCGGTGCGTCCGGCTGCCCGCCGGCACCAAGGACTACGAGGCGCCGCTGCTCGGGCAGGTCGCCGAGCACGTGGACCCCGACTGCCTCGGCTGGGTCACCGGTCCGCCGTCCGGGCGGGGCGAGCTGCGCGGCTACCTGACCTTCGACGACGGCCGGCCGCCGGACGGGCTGGCACTCCTGCTCGCCGCCGACGCGCTGCCGCCGGCCACCTTCGACCTCGGCCTGACCGGGTGGGTGCCGACCCTGCAGCTGTCCGTCTGGCTGCGCGCTCACCCGGCACCCGGCCCGCTCGCCGTCCGGCAGCTGGTGCGGGTCGTCGACGACGGGTCGGCGTCCGGCGGCCGCTCGGCGACTGTCGACGAGACCTGCGACGTGTGGGACTCCACCGGTGCTCTCGTCGCGACCGGTCACCAGCTCGCGTCGCTGCGGCTGGGGCTCAGTCCTCGACCCGCACCGTGA